A window of the Cytophagaceae bacterium genome harbors these coding sequences:
- a CDS encoding DUF2851 family protein has protein sequence MQEEFLHYIWRFQQFHKNNLKTTDGQSISILKSGVLNSHSGPDFENCRLIINEIEWAGSVEVHVKSSEWDQHNHQFDESYDKVILHVVWENDKDVFRKDKTILPVLELKNLVFVNALKNYQNLQNSGQEFPCEPFFKDITAIARLDMLEKALASRLEMKAAILKDWLVGLNNDFEELAYRVFAQNMGFKLNSEAFLRLSENIPFKILKKHQQNIFQLEALLFGMAGFLANPQDDYAQKLNIEFEFLAKKYSIFENRLKRSEWRFLRTRPGNFPTIRLAQFAAILNKNHNLYSFFVETETKKELENGLKAEVSEYWKEHYDFGKISKKSPKIIGESSVNNIIINTISQILALTAYQKSNFGYFDRAIGFLTDTPAENNLIIRKFESLGLEINNAFDTQGIIQQYKYKCNPRKCLNCSIGIEILKREN, from the coding sequence ATGCAGGAAGAATTTCTACACTATATCTGGCGGTTTCAACAGTTTCACAAAAACAACTTGAAAACTACTGATGGGCAATCAATTTCAATCCTAAAAAGCGGAGTTTTAAATTCTCATTCCGGGCCTGATTTTGAAAATTGCAGATTGATAATCAATGAAATAGAATGGGCAGGAAGCGTGGAAGTTCACGTGAAATCATCAGAATGGGATCAGCATAACCATCAATTCGACGAATCTTATGACAAGGTAATCCTGCATGTGGTTTGGGAAAATGATAAAGACGTTTTCCGAAAAGATAAGACAATATTGCCGGTTTTGGAATTGAAAAATTTGGTTTTTGTAAATGCCCTGAAAAATTATCAAAATCTCCAAAATAGCGGGCAAGAGTTTCCTTGTGAACCATTTTTTAAAGATATCACTGCGATTGCCAGGTTGGATATGCTCGAAAAAGCTTTGGCATCACGACTGGAAATGAAAGCTGCGATTTTAAAAGATTGGTTAGTAGGACTAAATAATGATTTTGAAGAATTGGCTTACAGGGTTTTTGCTCAGAATATGGGTTTTAAATTAAATTCGGAGGCATTTCTTAGACTTTCGGAAAATATTCCGTTTAAAATTCTCAAGAAACATCAGCAAAACATTTTTCAACTCGAAGCTTTGCTTTTCGGAATGGCTGGTTTTCTGGCAAATCCACAAGATGATTATGCTCAAAAACTCAATATTGAATTTGAATTTCTCGCTAAAAAATATTCAATTTTCGAAAACAGATTGAAAAGATCTGAATGGCGGTTTTTACGTACCAGGCCTGGGAATTTTCCCACTATCAGACTGGCACAATTTGCAGCTATTTTAAACAAAAATCATAATCTGTATTCCTTTTTTGTCGAAACTGAAACCAAAAAAGAATTGGAAAACGGCTTAAAAGCTGAAGTATCAGAATACTGGAAAGAGCATTATGATTTTGGAAAAATTTCGAAAAAATCTCCTAAAATAATTGGCGAAAGTTCTGTCAATAATATTATTATCAATACTATAAGTCAGATTTTGGCTCTTACAGCTTATCAAAAAAGCAATTTTGGCTATTTTGACAGAGCTATAGGCTTTCTGACAGATACCCCGGCAGAGAACAATTTAATAATTAGAAAATTTGAAAGTCTGGGGCTAGAAATCAACAATGCATTTGATACTCAGGGCATAATTCAACAATATAAGTATAAGTGTAACCCTCGAAAATGCCTGAATTGCAGTATTGGGATTGAGATTTTGAAAAGAGAAAATTAG
- the coaBC gene encoding bifunctional phosphopantothenoylcysteine decarboxylase/phosphopantothenate--cysteine ligase CoaBC yields the protein MSLENKNILIGVTGSIAAYKSAWLVRLLVKEKANVKVVMTPAAHQFISALTLATLSKNEALTDFEKGNTGIWNSHVELGLWADLVVIAPASANTIAKMATGICDNLLMATYLSARCKVMVAPAMDLDMWEHPATQKNIEIIKQNGNQIIEPGTGELASGLDGKGRMAEPDVIFDQINRFFYKKSRFSGKRVLISAGPTQEDLDPVRYISNHSSGKMGYEIARKFAQQDAKVILVSGPTALPKPSGLETIFVRTASEMLSAMQENHSEADIVVFSAAVADYRPKEVATFKIKKKDSELNIELEKTEDIAAVLGQKKSTGQVHVGFALETNDEEFNAKSKLDRKNFDLIVLNSLQDKGAGFRYDTNKVTVFDKKGKKSEFGLKSKTEVANDLLDIIQDYIVKD from the coding sequence ATGTCGCTCGAAAATAAAAATATATTAATTGGTGTTACCGGCAGCATTGCCGCTTATAAGTCGGCATGGCTGGTTAGGCTTTTGGTTAAAGAAAAAGCCAACGTAAAGGTGGTTATGACCCCGGCGGCACATCAGTTTATTTCAGCGTTGACATTGGCTACATTGTCTAAAAATGAAGCACTGACTGATTTCGAAAAAGGTAATACAGGCATTTGGAATAGTCACGTTGAACTGGGTTTGTGGGCTGATTTGGTGGTGATTGCACCCGCATCGGCCAATACAATCGCTAAAATGGCTACTGGTATTTGCGATAATTTATTGATGGCTACCTATCTGTCAGCCCGATGCAAGGTAATGGTAGCTCCGGCTATGGATCTTGACATGTGGGAGCACCCTGCTACCCAAAAAAACATTGAAATAATAAAACAAAACGGCAATCAAATCATTGAACCCGGAACCGGAGAGCTGGCAAGTGGACTCGATGGCAAAGGGCGTATGGCCGAGCCTGATGTTATATTTGACCAGATAAATCGTTTCTTTTATAAAAAATCCAGATTTAGTGGTAAAAGAGTTTTAATTTCTGCCGGTCCCACACAGGAAGATCTGGATCCTGTTAGATATATCAGTAATCATTCTTCGGGTAAAATGGGTTATGAAATTGCCCGAAAGTTTGCTCAGCAAGATGCAAAGGTTATTCTTGTAAGTGGACCAACCGCCTTGCCCAAGCCGTCTGGTTTAGAAACCATTTTTGTAAGAACCGCATCAGAAATGTTGTCGGCTATGCAAGAAAACCATTCTGAGGCTGATATCGTTGTGTTTTCTGCCGCTGTTGCCGATTACCGTCCCAAAGAAGTCGCTACTTTTAAAATCAAAAAGAAGGACTCTGAACTGAATATAGAATTAGAAAAAACAGAAGACATTGCAGCTGTCCTGGGTCAAAAAAAATCAACAGGTCAGGTTCATGTTGGTTTTGCTTTAGAGACTAATGATGAAGAGTTTAATGCCAAAAGTAAGCTTGATAGAAAGAATTTTGACCTGATTGTTCTAAATTCTTTGCAAGATAAAGGGGCAGGGTTTCGTTATGATACCAACAAAGTTACGGTTTTTGATAAAAAAGGGAAAAAGTCAGAATTTGGACTTAAATCAAAAACAGAGGTTGCGAATGATTTATTAGATATCATCCAGGATTATATCGTAAAGGATTAG
- the rfbC gene encoding dTDP-4-dehydrorhamnose 3,5-epimerase codes for MEFRESDKIKGLIEVTPRVFEDSRGYFFESYREELFLKNGITERFVQDNQSFSTKGVLRGLHYQRAPFAQGKLVRVVMGSVLDIAVDIRPGSPTFGQYEAFLLTAENQKLLYLPPGFAHGFVTLEDAIFTYKCTNLYDKASEGGIIYNDPTLNIDWGIINPNVSEKDLILPLFSEAIL; via the coding sequence ATGGAATTTAGGGAATCAGATAAAATAAAAGGCTTGATTGAAGTTACTCCCAGGGTGTTTGAAGACAGCCGCGGGTACTTTTTTGAATCTTACCGTGAAGAATTATTTCTAAAAAACGGAATAACTGAGCGGTTTGTTCAGGACAATCAGTCATTTTCTACCAAAGGAGTCCTTCGCGGATTACATTATCAGAGAGCTCCGTTTGCTCAGGGCAAGCTTGTGCGTGTAGTTATGGGCTCAGTTCTTGACATTGCGGTAGATATCAGGCCGGGATCGCCAACTTTTGGCCAATATGAGGCCTTTTTACTTACTGCTGAAAACCAAAAATTATTGTACTTACCTCCAGGTTTTGCCCATGGTTTTGTAACCCTGGAAGACGCCATTTTTACCTACAAGTGCACCAATCTTTATGATAAAGCTTCAGAAGGTGGCATAATTTACAATGACCCTACTCTCAATATTGACTGGGGAATTATTAACCCGAATGTTTCAGAGAAAGATTTGATTTTACCTTTATTTTCTGAAGCCATTCTATAA
- the rlmB gene encoding 23S rRNA (guanosine(2251)-2'-O)-methyltransferase RlmB — protein MENRKRSGMNRGGDSTKKFYKPVNRPNKEDFVFGIQSVLETLRSGKEIDKVILQKDIKAFEEIETLAKEMGVPVQKAPLERLNRVTMKNHQGVVAFVSAVNFASLGNVITDAFESGEVPLVLILDRITDVRNFGAICRTAECCGANAIVVPARGGAQITGDAMKTSSGALNFVPICREHDLSQTVEYLRNSGFRIVSCTEKTENSLYSPDYTLPTAIIMGSEEDGISDTLLQLSDDAVRIPLKGKVESLNVSVATGIILYEVLRQREFQKSSI, from the coding sequence ATGGAGAACAGGAAACGTAGTGGAATGAACAGAGGAGGCGACTCAACCAAGAAATTTTACAAACCCGTAAACCGACCCAACAAAGAGGACTTTGTTTTTGGTATTCAGTCGGTATTGGAGACTCTTCGCAGCGGTAAAGAAATTGACAAAGTAATACTTCAAAAAGATATTAAGGCCTTCGAGGAAATCGAAACCTTGGCCAAAGAAATGGGTGTTCCGGTGCAAAAAGCCCCTCTGGAGCGGCTCAACAGAGTCACAATGAAAAACCATCAGGGAGTGGTTGCATTTGTTTCGGCTGTAAATTTTGCCAGTTTGGGCAATGTTATCACTGATGCATTTGAATCAGGCGAAGTGCCTTTGGTATTGATTCTTGACCGTATTACCGATGTAAGGAATTTTGGGGCGATTTGCCGTACAGCAGAGTGCTGTGGTGCCAACGCAATCGTTGTGCCTGCTCGTGGAGGTGCCCAAATCACAGGGGATGCTATGAAAACCAGCTCTGGTGCTTTGAATTTTGTGCCGATTTGTCGTGAACATGACCTTAGCCAAACTGTTGAATATCTTCGCAATTCTGGTTTTAGAATAGTTAGTTGTACCGAAAAGACCGAGAATAGCCTTTATTCACCTGATTATACTTTACCTACTGCTATCATTATGGGTTCAGAGGAAGATGGGATTTCCGATACCTTGTTACAGCTTTCTGACGATGCCGTAAGAATACCATTAAAAGGCAAAGTGGAATCTCTGAATGTTTCGGTGGCAACCGGAATAATACTTTATGAAGTTTTGCGTCAAAGAGAATTTCAAAAATCGAGCATATGA
- a CDS encoding type II toxin-antitoxin system prevent-host-death family antitoxin, which translates to MLTINYSSFRQDLKNFLDKVNLNSIPLIVTRAKGKDVVVMSKTDYDSMEETFYLLKNPTNAARLLKGIEEYKKGKITERELIEE; encoded by the coding sequence ATGCTGACAATCAACTACTCTTCTTTTAGGCAAGACCTGAAAAACTTCCTTGACAAAGTTAATCTGAATAGTATTCCTTTGATTGTAACGAGAGCCAAAGGTAAGGATGTGGTGGTAATGTCAAAGACCGATTATGACAGTATGGAAGAGACATTTTACCTCCTAAAAAATCCCACCAATGCAGCCAGGCTTTTGAAAGGAATAGAAGAATACAAAAAAGGTAAAATAACTGAGAGAGAATTGATTGAAGAATGA
- a CDS encoding Txe/YoeB family addiction module toxin, with product MKKLFLDDAWGDYLYWQSADKSMLKKVNSLIKEIERTPYEGSGKPEPLKHNLSGWWSRRINLEHRLVYKVEDDAVIILQCRYHY from the coding sequence ATGAAAAAACTCTTTTTAGATGACGCCTGGGGGGACTATTTGTACTGGCAATCTGCTGATAAATCCATGCTAAAAAAAGTCAATTCTCTCATAAAAGAAATCGAAAGAACACCTTATGAAGGGAGTGGAAAACCTGAACCCTTGAAACATAACCTAAGTGGTTGGTGGTCTAGAAGGATTAATTTGGAGCACCGCCTGGTATATAAAGTCGAAGATGATGCCGTAATAATCTTACAATGCAGATATCATTATTAA
- a CDS encoding GWxTD domain-containing protein, translating into MRNAVILLFSLLLVASCKTQQKTPVNKESVSQEKTIARESKVVVTSINGKYLFEDSTNINVYLEVDFLNLASETSIEKLSEIFRVQWAIVPESGIKEKLKAGRVELKEGPVRKSGKNYQMTFQIPKLKNIENGSLVVDFVDIQAATKYTYDLPINFYAKKVDTRYQFFDSTSRDFPRFNSFVYQNEKVILKSLQPNSEELFLIRFKNLSGAALSPMSSTKKDIMTEYQAVDTVKVLNGQEITLSETGTYLLTQNPQDVADGYGFIVVDKRYPRQTMAGDMREPLVYMSTQKEIDILRNTEDPKDAIDLYFLNICKGNQSTARQMIKNYYRRVSDANRLFSNYKEGWKTDKGMVYIIMGPPSRVQRNRQREVWLYSQSQNNSEIIYTFYRKTNTFTDLNYELVRYPEYSSYWYPYVEAWRTGNVVE; encoded by the coding sequence ATGAGAAACGCTGTAATACTCCTTTTTTCGTTATTGCTGGTGGCATCTTGTAAGACACAACAAAAAACACCGGTAAACAAAGAATCTGTTTCACAGGAAAAGACCATTGCCCGTGAGTCAAAAGTGGTGGTGACATCTATCAACGGCAAATACCTTTTTGAAGATTCGACCAATATCAACGTGTACCTGGAAGTAGATTTTCTTAATTTGGCTTCTGAAACCAGTATTGAAAAACTTTCAGAGATTTTCAGAGTTCAATGGGCAATCGTGCCTGAGTCAGGAATAAAAGAGAAACTTAAAGCTGGTAGGGTAGAGCTTAAAGAAGGCCCGGTAAGAAAATCGGGAAAGAACTACCAGATGACATTTCAAATTCCTAAACTCAAAAACATAGAAAATGGAAGTCTTGTGGTCGATTTTGTAGATATTCAGGCTGCAACTAAATACACCTATGATTTACCGATAAATTTTTATGCCAAAAAAGTGGATACCAGATACCAGTTTTTTGATTCAACCAGCCGTGATTTTCCAAGATTTAATAGTTTCGTTTATCAAAATGAAAAAGTGATTTTGAAGTCTTTGCAGCCTAATTCTGAAGAATTATTTTTGATCAGATTTAAAAATCTTTCGGGAGCGGCACTTTCGCCAATGTCTTCCACCAAAAAAGATATAATGACTGAATATCAGGCAGTTGATACAGTAAAAGTTTTGAATGGCCAAGAGATAACTTTATCAGAAACCGGTACCTATTTGCTTACTCAAAACCCACAGGATGTGGCTGATGGCTATGGGTTTATTGTAGTAGATAAGCGATATCCACGTCAAACTATGGCTGGTGATATGCGGGAACCACTCGTTTACATGAGTACCCAAAAGGAAATTGACATACTTCGAAATACCGAAGACCCAAAGGATGCAATTGATTTGTATTTTCTGAACATATGTAAGGGAAATCAATCGACAGCCAGACAAATGATAAAAAATTATTACCGCCGCGTATCAGACGCCAACAGGCTTTTTAGCAATTATAAAGAAGGCTGGAAAACCGACAAAGGCATGGTTTATATTATCATGGGGCCACCTTCGAGAGTCCAAAGAAACCGCCAGCGGGAGGTTTGGCTTTATTCTCAATCACAAAATAATTCAGAAATAATTTATACTTTTTACCGTAAGACTAACACATTTACTGACCTAAATTATGAATTGGTCAGGTATCCGGAATATAGTTCTTATTGGTACCCTTATGTAGAAGCATGGAGAACAGGAAACGTAGTGGAATGA
- a CDS encoding rhodanese-like domain-containing protein yields MTLEDVIKNNEGTIVDVRTIGEFMGGNVAGSKNIPLNEIPSRMEEIKALKMPLVLCCASGNRSGQATAFLKAQGVECYNGGSWLEVNFYAAQALA; encoded by the coding sequence ATGACACTGGAAGATGTAATCAAAAACAACGAAGGTACTATTGTTGACGTTAGAACCATCGGAGAATTTATGGGTGGCAATGTGGCCGGTTCAAAAAACATTCCGCTAAACGAAATCCCATCAAGAATGGAAGAAATTAAAGCCTTAAAAATGCCTTTGGTATTGTGTTGTGCTTCGGGCAACCGTAGTGGCCAGGCAACAGCATTTTTGAAAGCTCAGGGTGTAGAATGCTACAACGGTGGCTCGTGGTTAGAGGTAAACTTTTATGCTGCTCAGGCTTTGGCTTAA
- a CDS encoding HD domain-containing protein: MENFKEVLDKNPIFGIVAEASKLLNLETYVVGGYVRDLFLMRPNKDIDFVTVGSGIELAQKASELAGLQNHVNIFKNFGTAQFVYNDYDIEFVGARKESYRSDSRKPTTENGTLEEDQQRRDFTINAMGISLSAKKFGELIDPFGGVADLESRTIKTPLEPEKTFSDDPLRMMRAVRFASQLNFDIDGETFSAIKSMAARIEIVSQERITDELNKIILSQKPSYGFKLLHQCGLLEIIFPDFVKLLGVETQDGKGHKDNFYHTLQVLDNISLTTNDLWVRWAAILHDIAKPATKKFSLKVGWSFHGHEELGARWVKGIFRKMKLPLDEKMRKVTNLVRLHLRPIALAKDGVTDSAVRRLLVEAGEDLDDLLRLCRADITSKDPTRVRKYLKNYDRVEEMLVEIQEKDKLRNFQPVLTGELIMKIFDLPPCKEVGLLKNEIREAILDCKIENNLKQSYQLLLEVAQKMDFSPVKNLDEVLDKIPD; the protein is encoded by the coding sequence ATGGAAAATTTCAAAGAAGTACTTGATAAAAATCCGATTTTCGGGATTGTGGCAGAGGCCTCTAAACTACTGAACCTTGAAACCTATGTGGTGGGAGGCTATGTGAGAGATTTGTTCCTAATGCGACCCAATAAAGATATTGATTTCGTGACAGTTGGTAGTGGCATTGAACTGGCCCAAAAAGCTTCAGAATTGGCAGGCTTACAAAACCATGTAAATATTTTCAAAAATTTTGGAACTGCTCAATTTGTGTATAATGATTACGATATTGAGTTTGTAGGTGCCCGAAAAGAATCTTATCGCAGCGATTCAAGAAAACCTACTACAGAAAACGGCACCCTGGAAGAAGACCAGCAAAGAAGAGACTTTACCATCAACGCCATGGGTATCTCCCTTTCAGCTAAGAAATTTGGAGAACTGATTGATCCATTTGGAGGAGTGGCGGATTTGGAATCCAGAACCATAAAGACTCCACTTGAACCAGAAAAAACTTTTTCTGATGATCCACTTCGTATGATGCGGGCGGTGCGATTTGCTTCACAACTCAACTTTGACATTGATGGGGAAACATTTTCAGCCATAAAATCAATGGCAGCGAGAATAGAAATTGTTTCTCAGGAAAGAATAACTGACGAACTTAATAAAATCATACTTTCTCAAAAACCCTCTTATGGTTTTAAACTATTGCATCAATGCGGCTTGCTGGAGATAATTTTCCCTGATTTTGTAAAATTGCTGGGTGTAGAAACTCAGGATGGAAAAGGGCATAAGGATAATTTCTATCACACTTTGCAGGTTTTGGATAATATTTCACTCACCACCAATGATTTATGGGTACGTTGGGCGGCGATTCTTCATGACATTGCAAAGCCCGCGACCAAGAAATTCAGCCTAAAAGTAGGCTGGAGTTTTCATGGACATGAAGAATTGGGGGCCCGGTGGGTAAAGGGTATTTTCAGAAAAATGAAACTACCTCTCGACGAAAAAATGAGAAAAGTAACCAACCTCGTACGATTACATCTCAGACCTATCGCATTGGCCAAAGATGGAGTGACCGACTCAGCAGTAAGGAGACTTTTAGTGGAAGCCGGAGAGGATCTGGATGACTTATTGAGACTTTGCAGAGCGGATATTACGTCGAAAGACCCTACCCGGGTGAGAAAATACCTGAAAAATTACGACCGGGTGGAAGAAATGCTGGTTGAAATACAGGAAAAAGATAAACTCAGGAATTTCCAGCCCGTATTGACTGGTGAACTCATAATGAAAATTTTTGATCTCCCACCTTGCAAGGAAGTGGGCTTATTAAAAAATGAGATAAGAGAGGCCATATTGGATTGTAAAATTGAAAATAATCTGAAGCAATCCTATCAATTATTATTGGAAGTCGCACAAAAAATGGACTTTTCCCCTGTAAAAAACCTGGACGAGGTTTTAGATAAAATTCCGGACTAA
- a CDS encoding ABC-F family ATP-binding cassette domain-containing protein, which produces MISVDNVGVDFSGSTLFSDITFNINDKDRIALMGKNGAGKSTLLKIIAGVNKPTRGKISAPKEAVIAYLPQHLLTEDDTTVFQETAKAFDAIHKMQAEIDELNHQLETRTDYESDEYMAIIEKVSDLSEKFYSIEEINYDAEVEKILKGLGFEREDFDRPTSEFSGGWRMRIELAKILLKDPDLILLDEPTNHLDIESVQWLEEFLVNSAKAVIVISHDRAFVDNITNRTIEVTMGRIYDYKVNYTHYLQLRKERLEQQQKQFNDQQKMIAETQEFIDRFKGTYSKTLQVQSRVKMLEKLDIVEVDEVDTSAINIKFPPAPRSGNYPVMADHVSKSYGDLLVFKDASFSIERGQKIAFVGKNGEGKSTMVKAIMSEIDFEGELQVGHNCQIGYFAQNQASLLDEDLSIFDTVDQIAEGEIRTKIKDLLGAFLFRGDDINKKVKMLSGGEKTRLAMIKLLLQPVNLLILDEPTNHLDLRTKDILKDALKAFEGTIILISHDRDFLDGLAEKVFEFGHKRVKEHFEDINGFLRNKKMENLKEIERKN; this is translated from the coding sequence ATGATTTCGGTAGATAACGTAGGGGTAGATTTTAGCGGTAGTACGCTTTTCAGTGACATCACATTTAATATCAATGACAAAGACCGCATTGCCCTCATGGGAAAAAACGGTGCCGGAAAATCTACCCTTCTGAAAATCATCGCCGGAGTAAACAAACCCACCCGTGGAAAGATTTCCGCCCCAAAAGAGGCCGTGATCGCATATTTACCCCAGCATCTGCTAACTGAAGATGATACCACCGTCTTCCAGGAAACTGCAAAAGCCTTTGATGCCATCCATAAAATGCAGGCAGAAATTGATGAACTCAATCATCAGCTAGAGACCAGAACTGATTATGAATCAGACGAATACATGGCCATCATTGAGAAAGTTTCTGATTTGAGTGAAAAATTTTACTCTATCGAAGAAATAAATTATGACGCTGAGGTCGAAAAAATCCTGAAGGGACTGGGCTTTGAAAGAGAAGATTTTGACAGGCCAACTTCCGAATTTAGCGGTGGCTGGCGGATGAGGATAGAACTGGCTAAAATCCTTTTGAAAGATCCTGATTTGATATTGCTCGATGAGCCCACCAACCACCTGGATATAGAATCAGTGCAGTGGCTAGAGGAATTTCTTGTTAATAGTGCGAAAGCCGTCATAGTAATTTCACATGACCGGGCTTTTGTAGATAATATTACCAACCGCACCATTGAAGTGACCATGGGCAGAATTTATGATTACAAAGTAAACTATACACACTACCTCCAACTTAGAAAAGAGAGGCTTGAACAACAGCAGAAGCAGTTTAACGATCAGCAAAAAATGATTGCCGAGACGCAGGAGTTTATCGACCGCTTCAAAGGTACTTATTCCAAAACCTTGCAGGTGCAGTCACGGGTTAAAATGCTAGAAAAACTTGATATAGTGGAAGTTGACGAAGTCGATACTTCAGCGATCAATATTAAGTTTCCTCCGGCTCCCCGTTCGGGCAATTATCCGGTCATGGCTGACCATGTGAGTAAAAGTTACGGTGATCTCCTGGTATTTAAAGATGCCTCATTTAGCATAGAAAGAGGTCAAAAAATCGCCTTTGTAGGTAAAAATGGTGAAGGGAAATCAACCATGGTGAAGGCCATCATGAGTGAAATCGACTTTGAAGGTGAACTGCAGGTGGGTCACAACTGTCAGATTGGATATTTTGCACAAAACCAGGCATCGCTTTTGGATGAAGACCTTTCGATTTTTGATACCGTGGACCAGATAGCAGAAGGCGAAATCAGAACTAAAATCAAAGACCTTTTGGGAGCATTCCTGTTCAGAGGTGATGATATCAACAAAAAAGTAAAAATGCTCTCTGGAGGAGAAAAAACGAGATTGGCGATGATCAAACTTCTGCTACAACCTGTTAATCTCCTGATTTTGGATGAGCCCACCAACCACCTGGATTTACGCACAAAAGACATATTAAAAGATGCTTTGAAAGCTTTTGAGGGTACAATCATCCTGATTTCTCACGACAGAGATTTTCTTGACGGTCTGGCAGAAAAAGTATTTGAGTTTGGTCACAAGCGGGTAAAAGAGCACTTTGAAGATATTAACGGATTTTTGAGAAACAAAAAAATGGAAAACCTGAAAGAAATCGAAAGAAAAAACTGA
- the pyrF gene encoding orotidine-5'-phosphate decarboxylase, protein MTKQELFDQIKQKKSYLCVGLDSDLKKIPSHLLDSEDPVFEFNKAIIDATLPFTVAYKPNIAFYEALGSKGWDTLKKTLEYIPDNCFTIADAKRGDIGNTSGLYARAFFDKKSSGLSFDSVTVAPYMGADSVLPFLEFQNKWVILLALTSNTGSEDFQKMKMESGGFLYEKVLEQSKKWGGPEQLMYVVGATQTQSLTEIRKIVPENFLLIPGVGAQGGSLAEVSEYGMNSECGLLVNSSRAIIYASNGRDFAEKAAEEAEKVQKEMSVYLDKYL, encoded by the coding sequence ATGACCAAACAGGAATTATTCGATCAAATCAAACAGAAAAAATCATATTTATGTGTGGGACTGGATTCAGATTTGAAAAAGATCCCCTCGCATTTGCTTGATTCTGAAGACCCTGTTTTTGAGTTTAACAAAGCCATAATAGACGCAACTTTGCCATTTACTGTAGCATATAAGCCTAATATCGCATTTTATGAGGCTCTGGGATCCAAAGGGTGGGATACATTGAAAAAAACTTTGGAATATATTCCTGATAACTGCTTTACTATAGCCGATGCCAAAAGAGGAGATATAGGAAATACTTCGGGACTTTACGCCAGGGCCTTTTTTGACAAGAAATCATCAGGTCTGTCTTTTGACTCTGTTACCGTGGCTCCTTACATGGGTGCTGACTCAGTCTTGCCTTTTCTCGAATTTCAAAATAAATGGGTGATTTTGTTGGCTTTGACGAGTAATACAGGCAGTGAAGATTTTCAAAAAATGAAAATGGAATCCGGGGGATTTTTATATGAAAAAGTGCTGGAACAGTCCAAAAAATGGGGAGGGCCAGAACAACTTATGTATGTGGTGGGAGCTACCCAAACCCAATCTTTAACTGAAATCAGAAAAATTGTCCCTGAAAATTTCCTGCTTATTCCCGGAGTGGGTGCTCAAGGTGGAAGCCTTGCTGAGGTTTCGGAATATGGAATGAACAGTGAATGCGGATTGTTGGTAAATTCTTCCAGGGCTATTATTTATGCCTCCAATGGACGTGATTTTGCAGAAAAAGCTGCCGAAGAAGCTGAAAAAGTGCAAAAAGAAATGTCGGTTTATTTGGATAAATATCTTTGA
- a CDS encoding group III truncated hemoglobin, protein MSELKDIQNREDVVKLVDVFYENVMKDEQLGPVFAPSADHWAQHIERVYNFWDNWLFQTGSYTGGMMWVHMERHATHPMTTELFERWLAYWITCTDQLFAGKNADFVKNKALEIGQILNVKLNGNG, encoded by the coding sequence ATGTCAGAATTGAAAGATATCCAAAATCGGGAAGATGTAGTTAAACTGGTAGATGTGTTTTACGAAAATGTGATGAAAGACGAGCAATTGGGGCCGGTTTTTGCACCTTCAGCTGACCATTGGGCACAGCATATTGAAAGAGTATATAATTTTTGGGACAACTGGCTGTTCCAGACCGGCAGCTACACAGGAGGTATGATGTGGGTACACATGGAGCGGCATGCCACCCACCCGATGACCACTGAGCTATTTGAGCGTTGGCTGGCCTACTGGATTACTTGTACCGACCAACTTTTCGCCGGCAAAAACGCCGACTTTGTCAAAAATAAGGCTCTTGAAATCGGGCAGATTTTGAATGTAAAGCTGAATGGGAATGGGTGA